From the genome of Perca fluviatilis chromosome 1, GENO_Pfluv_1.0, whole genome shotgun sequence, one region includes:
- the LOC120568358 gene encoding ribonuclease inhibitor-like isoform X2: MCCSCVQKVISNTEGKLLSTALKSPHCKLETLRLSGCGLSERSCKALSSVLSSESSRLRELDLSNNNLTDTGGKLLSAGLELPHCKLETLRLSGCNLSESSCEALSSVLSSKSFNLRELDLSNNNLKDLGGKLLSTGVRSPHCKLETLREKL, translated from the exons ATGTGTTGTAGCTGTGTACAGAAAGTCATTTCAAATACAGAAGGGAAGTTGCTTTCTACTgcactgaagagtccacactgtaaactggagactctcag GCTGAGTGGCTGTggtctgtcagagagaagctgtaaagctctgtcctcagttctcagctcagAGTCCTCccgtctgagagagctggacctgagtaacaacaatcTCACAGATACAGGAGGGAAGCTGCTTTCTGCTGGACTCGAGCTTCCACACTGtaaactggagactctcag gctgagtggctgtaacctgtcagagagcagctgtgaagctctgtcctcagttctcagctccaaGTCCTTtaatctgagagagctggacctgagtaacaacaacctaaaGGATTTAGGAGGAAAACTGCTTTCTACTGGAGTGAGGAGTCCACACTGtaaactggagactctcag agagaagctgtga
- the LOC120568358 gene encoding ribonuclease inhibitor-like isoform X1, with translation MCCSCVQKVISNTEGKLLSTALKSPHCKLETLRLSGCGLSERSCKALSSVLSSESSRLRELDLSNNNLTDTGGKLLSAGLELPHCKLETLRLSGCNLSESSCEALSSVLSSKSFNLRELDLSNNNLKDLGGKLLSTGVRSPHCKLETLRSGIINLERGN, from the exons ATGTGTTGTAGCTGTGTACAGAAAGTCATTTCAAATACAGAAGGGAAGTTGCTTTCTACTgcactgaagagtccacactgtaaactggagactctcag GCTGAGTGGCTGTggtctgtcagagagaagctgtaaagctctgtcctcagttctcagctcagAGTCCTCccgtctgagagagctggacctgagtaacaacaatcTCACAGATACAGGAGGGAAGCTGCTTTCTGCTGGACTCGAGCTTCCACACTGtaaactggagactctcag gctgagtggctgtaacctgtcagagagcagctgtgaagctctgtcctcagttctcagctccaaGTCCTTtaatctgagagagctggacctgagtaacaacaacctaaaGGATTTAGGAGGAAAACTGCTTTCTACTGGAGTGAGGAGTCCACACTGtaaactggagactctcaggtcaggaatAATAAACCTGGAAAGGGGGAACTAG
- the LOC120568346 gene encoding NACHT, LRR and PYD domains-containing protein 3-like isoform X1, which yields MTAVDLFNTLEDLREDEFKQFKWFLQQQDILEGYQSIKVSKLENAERQDTVDVMVKTFQLHGALKVTKKVLEKINRNDLVQSLPDTSSGPEESVNVNDAGKASENRGTPSSQSKDGIVPVPKPPRHISYYQQKLRPNLQNEFLCAQEGWAQNKDGRPLDDIYTDLYIKATGDVHINTQHEVRQIETVKPTDTETTITPCDMFKHPSVKKRPIRTVLTNGIAGIGKTFLVHKFVLDWAEGRANQDVHLVFPFTFRQLNLKKGEKWCLAELIHECIWETRDIKEEALNHIFTALQSSGNTNYDRSEFKLLFVLDGLDESRLDLDCSTN from the exons ATGACGGCAGTGGACCTTTTCAACACTCTGGAGGATTTAAGAGAAGATGAATTTAAGCAATTCAAATGGTTTCTGCAGCAGCAGGACATCCTGGAAGGCTACCAAAGCATCAAAGTGTCCAAGTTGGAGAATGCAGAAAGACAGGACACAGTGGATGTGATGGTTAAAACCTTTCAACTTCATGGAGCTCTAAAGGTGACCAAGAAGGTTTTAGAGAAGATCAACAGGAATGATCTGGTCCAGAGTCTGCCAGACACCAGCTCAGGACCAGAAG AGTCAGTGAATGTCAATGATGCTGGAAAGGCTTCAGAGAACAGAGGAACTCCCTCCTCTCAGAGCAAAG ACGGGATTGTTCCAGTACCAAAGCCACCACGACACATCTCATATTATCAACAAAAGCTTCGGCCAAACCTCCAAAATGAGTTTTTGTGTGCACAAGAGGGTTGGGCACAGAACAAAGATGGGCGACCTCTGGATGATATCTACACAGATCTGTACATCAAAGCTACTGGTGATgtacacatcaacacacagcaTGAGGTCAGGCAGATTGAGACAGTGAAGCCAACAGATACAGAGACAACAATTACACCTTGTGACATGTTCAAACACCCTTCTGTAAAAAAGAGACCCATAAGAACAGTACTGACCAATGGAATCGCAGGAATTGGAAAAACATTTCTTGTGCACAAGTTTGTGTTGGACTGGGCGGAAGGAAGAGCCAATCAAGATGTGCATCTCGTTTTCCCCTTCACCTTCCGCCAGCTGAATTTAAAGAAGGGGGAAAAGTGGTGTTTGGCAGAGCTCATTCATGAATGTATCTGGGAGACCAGAGACATCAAGGAAGAAGCTCTTAATCACATTTTTACAGCTCTGCAGTCATCAGGAAACACCAACTATGACAGGAGCGAATTCAaacttctgtttgttttggatgGACTGGATGAGAGCCGCCTTGATCTGGACTGCTCCACCAATTAA
- the LOC120568346 gene encoding NACHT, LRR and PYD domains-containing protein 3-like isoform X2: MTAVDLFNTLEDLREDEFKQFKWFLQQQDILEGYQSIKVSKLENAERQDTVDVMVKTFQLHGALKVTKKVLEKINRNDLVQSLPDTSSGPEDGIVPVPKPPRHISYYQQKLRPNLQNEFLCAQEGWAQNKDGRPLDDIYTDLYIKATGDVHINTQHEVRQIETVKPTDTETTITPCDMFKHPSVKKRPIRTVLTNGIAGIGKTFLVHKFVLDWAEGRANQDVHLVFPFTFRQLNLKKGEKWCLAELIHECIWETRDIKEEALNHIFTALQSSGNTNYDRSEFKLLFVLDGLDESRLDLDCSTN; encoded by the exons ATGACGGCAGTGGACCTTTTCAACACTCTGGAGGATTTAAGAGAAGATGAATTTAAGCAATTCAAATGGTTTCTGCAGCAGCAGGACATCCTGGAAGGCTACCAAAGCATCAAAGTGTCCAAGTTGGAGAATGCAGAAAGACAGGACACAGTGGATGTGATGGTTAAAACCTTTCAACTTCATGGAGCTCTAAAGGTGACCAAGAAGGTTTTAGAGAAGATCAACAGGAATGATCTGGTCCAGAGTCTGCCAGACACCAGCTCAGGACCAGAAG ACGGGATTGTTCCAGTACCAAAGCCACCACGACACATCTCATATTATCAACAAAAGCTTCGGCCAAACCTCCAAAATGAGTTTTTGTGTGCACAAGAGGGTTGGGCACAGAACAAAGATGGGCGACCTCTGGATGATATCTACACAGATCTGTACATCAAAGCTACTGGTGATgtacacatcaacacacagcaTGAGGTCAGGCAGATTGAGACAGTGAAGCCAACAGATACAGAGACAACAATTACACCTTGTGACATGTTCAAACACCCTTCTGTAAAAAAGAGACCCATAAGAACAGTACTGACCAATGGAATCGCAGGAATTGGAAAAACATTTCTTGTGCACAAGTTTGTGTTGGACTGGGCGGAAGGAAGAGCCAATCAAGATGTGCATCTCGTTTTCCCCTTCACCTTCCGCCAGCTGAATTTAAAGAAGGGGGAAAAGTGGTGTTTGGCAGAGCTCATTCATGAATGTATCTGGGAGACCAGAGACATCAAGGAAGAAGCTCTTAATCACATTTTTACAGCTCTGCAGTCATCAGGAAACACCAACTATGACAGGAGCGAATTCAaacttctgtttgttttggatgGACTGGATGAGAGCCGCCTTGATCTGGACTGCTCCACCAATTAA